One region of Hoeflea sp. 108 genomic DNA includes:
- a CDS encoding GNAT family N-acetyltransferase, whose protein sequence is MQVDVVDSFDKLEPLREDWERVYGADPEAHFFLSWTWMSNWLHQANFSWLVLAVRATDGPGRYEAFLPLQIRVELDEKTGFYNSIRMGGSYFAVYTGLLCAPDAEAAALPAFAQRIKALNWRRFHLDDLFMSDRRRAAFAGYFEPDVFSAEKIERRRHVTAAGDDIDHDTYVYVDLPGDWEAFLDTRLGPKIRRDVRYFLRKTDAGDEFRITLADTTTAASDLNAFMRFWLEQWYSKSEGYARGIVDNCRKMLPPCLADGCLFAPVLWQGDKQVGVHIAFIDKAKRRLICFLVGRDRSIRKPPPGFVLHAFTLRWAIANGFTVYDLGTGDFSYKYSFGSKEHRIEGTRISTRSGSNLGGRLDPRTTQAALGWVKRLRTERRFELAEKGCRQILELAPEHVEATELLAALHDDMAGDPDIQFARAQDLHRTGNALEASRLYVAILDKNRHHFGANFMLGIACLQFREFDAAEQYLRRALATDPTHAVAQNNHGNALRALKRHDEALAAYGRATALRPGFVEAHNNMGVVMRELGRRTEALACFDRALAIDATFAKAVANRAALATAPHSAPK, encoded by the coding sequence ATGCAGGTCGATGTGGTCGATAGCTTCGACAAGCTTGAACCGCTGCGAGAGGACTGGGAGCGCGTCTATGGCGCGGATCCGGAAGCCCACTTCTTTCTGTCGTGGACCTGGATGTCCAACTGGCTGCACCAGGCGAATTTCAGCTGGTTGGTGCTGGCAGTCAGGGCCACTGACGGTCCGGGCCGCTACGAAGCTTTCCTGCCCCTGCAGATCCGCGTCGAACTGGACGAGAAGACCGGCTTTTACAACAGCATCCGCATGGGCGGTTCCTATTTCGCCGTCTACACCGGCTTGCTCTGCGCACCCGACGCGGAGGCAGCAGCCCTGCCGGCTTTCGCCCAACGCATCAAGGCCCTCAACTGGCGAAGATTTCATCTCGACGACCTGTTCATGTCGGACAGGCGGCGTGCGGCTTTCGCCGGATATTTCGAGCCGGATGTCTTCTCAGCGGAGAAAATCGAGCGGCGGCGGCACGTCACGGCCGCCGGCGACGACATCGATCACGACACTTACGTCTATGTCGATCTGCCCGGCGATTGGGAGGCGTTTCTCGACACCAGGCTTGGCCCGAAGATCCGGCGCGATGTCAGGTATTTTCTGCGCAAGACCGACGCGGGCGACGAGTTCAGGATTACTCTAGCCGACACCACCACTGCTGCGAGCGACCTCAATGCCTTCATGCGGTTCTGGCTCGAGCAGTGGTATTCCAAGAGCGAAGGATATGCCCGCGGCATCGTCGACAACTGCCGGAAGATGCTGCCGCCCTGCCTTGCGGATGGCTGCCTCTTTGCACCGGTGCTCTGGCAAGGCGACAAGCAGGTCGGCGTCCATATCGCCTTCATCGACAAGGCAAAGCGGCGGCTGATCTGCTTCCTTGTCGGACGTGACCGCTCTATCAGGAAACCGCCGCCGGGCTTCGTGCTCCATGCCTTTACGCTGCGCTGGGCGATAGCCAACGGCTTCACCGTCTATGATCTGGGAACAGGCGATTTTTCCTACAAATACAGCTTCGGATCGAAAGAACATCGCATCGAAGGCACCAGGATATCGACGCGAAGCGGCAGCAATCTCGGTGGCCGCCTCGATCCCAGGACCACGCAGGCAGCTCTTGGCTGGGTGAAGCGGTTGCGCACCGAGCGCAGGTTCGAACTGGCGGAGAAAGGCTGCCGGCAGATACTGGAGCTCGCGCCGGAACATGTTGAAGCAACCGAATTGCTGGCCGCGTTGCATGACGACATGGCCGGCGATCCCGACATCCAGTTCGCCCGCGCGCAGGATCTCCATCGCACAGGCAATGCGCTCGAAGCATCCCGGCTTTACGTGGCGATACTCGACAAGAACCGCCATCATTTCGGCGCCAACTTCATGCTCGGCATCGCCTGCCTTCAGTTCCGCGAATTCGATGCGGCGGAACAATATCTGCGCCGTGCCCTCGCAACCGATCCCACGCATGCTGTCGCCCAGAACAACCACGGCAACGCCTTGCGCGCGCTGAAGCGTCACGATGAAGCACTGGCTGCATATGGACGGGCAACTGCCCTGCGACCCGGTTTTGTCGAAGCCCACAACAACATGGGTGTGGTGATGCGGGAACTCGGCCGTAGGACCGAGGCATTGGCCTGCTTCGACAGGGCACTTGCCATCGATGCGACTTTTGCGAAGGCCGTTGCCAATCGTGCCGCTCTGGCGACGGCGCCCCACTCGGCCCCGAAATGA
- a CDS encoding response regulator transcription factor, whose product MSEQKACKTLLIVAPADFVSETLVFAIEREFPWLRVECVGELEQACASFECPVPLILLEAQQLPDVALYSDRIHRLHPAAQIMLIQEDGRHQVAIRDVVTARNVRGVLPMNLKLDVWLSVLRLVLRGGEYFPLSLFEPIIAPERSDVAVELGEAPRLRNRPEGEADDFYELTDRELQILGMVARGLQNKLIAAALGLSEHTVKIHLHNIITKLGAHNRTEAAAIYHARRDLGERGPSETSKLHQLPA is encoded by the coding sequence GTGTCCGAGCAAAAAGCCTGCAAGACCCTGTTGATCGTTGCCCCTGCCGATTTCGTGTCGGAGACGCTGGTCTTTGCGATCGAGCGTGAATTCCCATGGCTCCGGGTGGAGTGCGTGGGCGAGTTGGAGCAGGCCTGCGCATCCTTCGAATGCCCGGTGCCACTGATCCTGCTCGAAGCCCAGCAGTTGCCAGATGTTGCTCTGTACTCCGATCGGATCCATCGCCTGCATCCAGCCGCACAGATCATGCTCATCCAGGAGGATGGGCGCCATCAGGTGGCGATCCGCGATGTGGTGACGGCCCGCAACGTGCGCGGGGTGCTGCCGATGAACCTCAAGCTCGACGTGTGGCTTTCGGTGCTCCGGCTGGTGCTGCGCGGCGGGGAGTATTTCCCGTTGTCGCTGTTCGAGCCGATCATCGCGCCTGAGCGCAGCGATGTTGCGGTCGAACTCGGCGAGGCGCCAAGGCTGCGCAATCGGCCGGAAGGCGAGGCCGACGATTTCTACGAGCTGACCGACCGGGAACTGCAGATCCTGGGCATGGTTGCGCGGGGCCTGCAGAACAAGCTGATTGCAGCGGCGCTCGGCCTTTCGGAGCACACGGTGAAGATTCACCTTCACAACATCATCACCAAGCTCGGCGCACACAACCGCACGGAGGCGGCCGCAATCTATCATGCACGTCGCGACCTGGGCGAGCGCGGCCCGAGCGAGACGTCCAAGCTGCACCAGCTGCCGGCATGA
- a CDS encoding ABC transporter substrate-binding protein → MRLLKAIAVAAFGFALALSSAIAETPKDTLVVADAIDDVMTLDPNEVGEVGGVLASSQIYQSLVTFDVDDPTRIMGLLAESWTISPDGRTFTFKMNPKARFASGNPVTAWDAEYSLRRVIHLKSRSAFIIGQFGFSPENVDDRIKALDDSTLVIQVADTYAPSFLFYCLSSYIGGIVDSKIVKQHEVDGDYGSNWLKADNSAGSGPFVLSKWQPKQSILLKRNDNYWGSAPSVEHILIRHVAESSAQRALLEAGDIDIANRLAPNDFDQISSNPKLRVVNGRSGNIYYMGLNVRNQYLANPKVVEAMKYLVDYQGIADTVSRGTMEVHQTLVPNGFLGAIAYRPFSFDVEKAKALLAEGGVSGEFSLDMVVWDTLPFTDFAKAIKANMAAAGIDLNLQIVDGREWLKRYRNHDLDIWLGLWGPDYPDPHSNAKAFAVNKQDAPDGSDSLADRFGWKAGSLSPDAMAAVREQDTGKRKAMYEAIQKVHTDTSPFILMFQEVRKIGISARIKGLAMGTTFSDDRYWGVSKQPF, encoded by the coding sequence ATGCGTTTGCTCAAGGCCATAGCCGTCGCCGCGTTCGGCTTCGCCCTTGCCTTGTCCTCGGCCATCGCCGAGACGCCCAAGGACACGCTGGTTGTCGCCGACGCCATCGACGACGTCATGACGCTGGACCCCAACGAAGTGGGCGAGGTCGGCGGCGTGCTTGCCTCGAGCCAGATCTACCAGTCGCTGGTCACCTTCGATGTCGACGACCCGACCCGCATCATGGGCCTGCTCGCCGAAAGCTGGACCATTTCGCCTGACGGACGCACCTTCACCTTCAAGATGAACCCGAAGGCGCGTTTTGCTTCCGGCAACCCCGTCACCGCCTGGGACGCCGAATACTCGCTGCGCCGCGTCATCCACCTCAAATCGCGCTCGGCCTTCATCATCGGCCAGTTCGGCTTCTCGCCCGAGAACGTCGATGACCGCATCAAGGCGCTCGACGACAGCACACTGGTCATCCAGGTCGCCGACACCTATGCGCCGAGCTTCCTGTTCTATTGCCTGTCGTCCTACATTGGCGGCATCGTCGACAGCAAGATCGTCAAGCAGCACGAGGTCGACGGCGACTACGGCAGCAACTGGCTGAAGGCAGACAACTCTGCCGGCTCCGGCCCGTTCGTCCTCAGCAAATGGCAGCCGAAGCAGTCGATCCTGCTCAAGCGCAACGACAACTACTGGGGCAGCGCTCCCAGCGTCGAGCACATCCTGATCCGGCACGTCGCCGAAAGCTCGGCCCAGCGCGCCCTGCTCGAAGCAGGCGATATCGACATCGCCAACCGCCTGGCTCCCAACGATTTCGACCAGATCTCCAGCAACCCGAAACTCAGGGTCGTCAACGGACGTTCGGGCAACATCTACTACATGGGGTTGAACGTCAGGAACCAGTACCTGGCCAATCCCAAGGTGGTCGAGGCGATGAAGTATCTGGTCGACTACCAGGGCATCGCCGACACCGTGTCGCGCGGCACAATGGAAGTGCACCAGACGCTGGTGCCCAATGGCTTCCTCGGCGCCATCGCCTACAGGCCGTTCAGCTTCGACGTCGAAAAGGCCAAGGCGCTCCTTGCCGAAGGTGGCGTCAGCGGCGAATTCTCGCTCGACATGGTGGTGTGGGATACCCTGCCCTTCACCGACTTCGCCAAGGCCATCAAGGCGAACATGGCCGCCGCCGGCATAGACCTCAACCTCCAAATCGTCGACGGACGCGAATGGCTGAAGCGCTATCGCAACCACGACCTCGACATCTGGCTCGGCCTGTGGGGACCGGACTACCCCGACCCGCATTCCAATGCCAAGGCCTTCGCGGTCAACAAGCAGGATGCGCCCGACGGCTCCGACAGCCTCGCCGATCGCTTCGGCTGGAAGGCAGGCAGCCTGTCTCCCGACGCCATGGCCGCCGTTCGCGAGCAGGACACCGGCAAGCGCAAGGCCATGTACGAGGCCATCCAGAAGGTGCATACTGACACCTCGCCCTTCATCCTGATGTTCCAGGAGGTCCGCAAGATCGGCATCAGCGCCCGGATCAAGGGCCTTGCCATGGGCACGACCTTCTCCGACGACCGCTATTGGGGCGTGTCGAAGCAGCCCTTCTGA